In one window of Chryseobacterium sp. JV274 DNA:
- a CDS encoding S46 family peptidase, with protein sequence MKRLFLLFTFLLGFAQMRADEGMWLLMLIKRLNGVDMQKEGLHLTPEEIYSVNNSSLKDAIVSFGGFCTGEIVSDKGLIFTNHHCGYGAVAAASTPEKDYLKNGFWAMKQKDEFNAKDLYVRFLVRMDDATQRITSKLNNNMTGAERKAVIDAETKAIQTENSENGKYTVVVRDFFNGNEFYYFVYQDYKDIRLVGAPPSSLGKFGGDTDNWEWPRHTADFTVFRVYADAAGNPAEYSPSNTPLKPKHFLPVSLKGIKPGDFSMILGYPGRTNRYLTSYGIQQMVTKDYPAWVEASKLAMDVMKKYMDKDKATQLNYASQYASVANYWKNRQGTIDAVEKNGTISDKQKIEETYNKWAAMPGNDQYNGVLEDIGMYYKQVSERNVERNYASQFSRNAKYITLALQVGSALKAYAAQDMQGRLAMKAKTETAIKAAYENFNPSLEGEMLAAMTSLYQARVKNPEVASATILGLDSKNVSNLAYSSIFANKTSATNFLLNPDALKLDADPLWKAANGIIADQKISTERFVKIDDNFAKNNRLFLAGLMKAMPEKKFYPDANSTMRLTYGTVDKLPIRNDRNYFGITDNYYTDMTGLVGKYKKGDEEFDLPQRLIDLYNLKDFGQYADAAGYMPVNFLSNNDITGGNSGSPVIDGDGNLIGIAFDGNSEALSGDIVFEQEWQKTINVDVRFVLWTIDKFAGARRLVDELKLVRGENTPADTKTKNSGTTTTPKKINKK encoded by the coding sequence ATGAAAAGACTATTTCTACTATTCACTTTCTTACTGGGCTTTGCTCAGATGAGGGCGGATGAGGGGATGTGGCTGCTAATGCTCATCAAAAGACTTAACGGTGTTGATATGCAAAAAGAGGGTCTACACCTTACGCCTGAAGAAATTTATTCTGTAAACAATTCAAGTTTAAAAGATGCTATCGTAAGTTTCGGTGGTTTCTGTACAGGTGAGATTGTTTCGGATAAAGGACTTATATTTACAAACCACCACTGTGGTTACGGTGCTGTTGCTGCGGCTTCTACGCCAGAAAAAGATTATTTGAAGAACGGTTTCTGGGCTATGAAACAGAAAGACGAATTCAATGCAAAGGATCTTTATGTAAGATTTTTAGTGAGAATGGATGATGCTACGCAGAGAATCACTTCTAAACTAAACAACAATATGACCGGAGCAGAGAGAAAAGCTGTTATTGATGCTGAAACAAAAGCAATTCAAACAGAAAACTCTGAGAACGGAAAATATACTGTAGTGGTAAGAGATTTCTTCAACGGAAATGAATTCTACTATTTCGTATATCAGGATTATAAAGACATCAGATTAGTAGGTGCTCCACCTTCCTCATTAGGAAAATTCGGGGGAGATACAGATAACTGGGAATGGCCAAGACATACAGCAGACTTCACTGTTTTCAGAGTATATGCTGATGCTGCAGGAAATCCTGCTGAATATTCTCCAAGCAATACTCCTTTAAAGCCTAAACATTTCCTTCCGGTTTCTCTTAAGGGAATTAAACCTGGTGATTTCTCAATGATCTTAGGTTACCCTGGAAGAACAAACCGTTATCTGACTTCTTATGGAATTCAGCAAATGGTAACTAAAGATTATCCGGCTTGGGTTGAAGCTTCTAAACTTGCCATGGATGTAATGAAAAAGTACATGGATAAGGATAAAGCAACTCAGCTTAACTATGCTTCTCAATATGCTTCAGTAGCAAACTACTGGAAAAACAGACAGGGAACTATTGATGCTGTAGAGAAAAACGGAACTATTTCTGACAAACAAAAGATCGAAGAAACTTACAACAAATGGGCTGCAATGCCAGGAAACGATCAGTACAATGGTGTTTTGGAAGATATTGGAATGTATTACAAGCAAGTTTCTGAAAGAAATGTTGAAAGAAACTATGCTTCACAGTTTTCAAGAAACGCAAAATATATTACCCTTGCATTACAGGTAGGATCTGCTCTTAAAGCTTATGCAGCTCAGGATATGCAGGGAAGACTGGCAATGAAAGCTAAAACTGAAACAGCTATCAAAGCGGCTTATGAAAACTTTAATCCATCTTTGGAAGGAGAAATGCTTGCAGCTATGACAAGTCTTTACCAAGCAAGAGTTAAAAATCCTGAGGTTGCTTCTGCTACTATTTTAGGGTTGGACTCTAAGAATGTTTCTAATCTAGCTTACTCTTCAATCTTCGCTAATAAGACTTCTGCAACGAACTTCTTATTGAATCCAGATGCATTGAAACTTGATGCTGATCCACTTTGGAAAGCAGCTAACGGAATTATTGCAGATCAAAAGATAAGCACAGAAAGATTTGTTAAAATAGATGATAATTTTGCGAAAAACAACCGTCTGTTCTTAGCTGGATTAATGAAGGCTATGCCTGAGAAAAAATTCTACCCGGATGCTAACTCTACCATGAGATTAACTTACGGTACTGTAGATAAATTACCTATCAGAAATGACAGAAACTATTTCGGTATTACTGATAACTATTATACTGATATGACTGGTCTTGTTGGAAAATACAAGAAAGGGGATGAAGAGTTTGATCTTCCTCAAAGACTGATTGACCTTTACAACCTTAAAGATTTCGGACAGTATGCAGATGCAGCAGGTTATATGCCTGTAAACTTCCTTTCTAACAATGATATTACAGGAGGTAACTCTGGTTCTCCGGTAATTGATGGAGACGGAAACCTTATCGGTATTGCTTTCGACGGTAACAGTGAAGCATTAAGCGGTGATATCGTATTCGAGCAGGAATGGCAGAAAACAATCAACGTAGACGTTCGTTTCGTTCTTTGGACAATCGATAAGTTTGCTGGTGCAAGAAGATTAGTT
- a CDS encoding META domain-containing protein — protein MKKILSSIFAVLFLGLVLNCSSVPDKNLSLQRQWMLISFDVFSKEQLIANKAEMNLTASMVDNKIQGNAYMGCNQMSFVSEFKKGGKVKISSGISTMKACQDMNLEASFQKKIETMTKYSIEGHFLTLSDDQGNTMKFVAADWD, from the coding sequence ATGAAAAAGATACTCTCATCAATTTTTGCAGTTTTATTTTTAGGACTTGTTTTAAATTGTTCCTCAGTGCCGGATAAAAATCTTTCCCTTCAAAGGCAGTGGATGTTGATTTCTTTTGATGTTTTTTCAAAAGAACAGTTGATTGCTAATAAAGCTGAAATGAATCTGACAGCCAGTATGGTTGACAATAAAATTCAAGGGAATGCCTATATGGGATGTAACCAGATGTCTTTTGTTTCTGAATTTAAAAAAGGAGGAAAAGTAAAGATTTCAAGCGGAATAAGTACCATGAAAGCCTGTCAGGATATGAATCTTGAAGCCTCTTTTCAGAAAAAAATTGAAACGATGACTAAGTATTCTATTGAAGGACATTTTCTTACCTTGTCCGATGATCAAGGAAATACAATGAAATTTGTAGCTGCTGATTGGGATTAA